The genomic interval TTGAGCAGTGTGAAATATTCCTATTATATATAGTACTACATCAAAAAGATTGTCCTGTCCTATAAGAAAACACGCAATTCTTAGGAGAGTTTTATTTAAGAACGTTTCTCTTCCATAAGGTAGATATCTGCAACTTTCACTTATGAATGTCTTTCTTTTACACTGGAGATACTATAGGTAATTGGAATTTCATCAGCTCAGTATAAAGCTGTTGAGTTTAAAGAATTATTGACCAAGCAGAATCATTCTGCAGCTGAGATAATGTTGAAATTTAGAATCCGCTTTTATTATCTTTATGTCCTCAATATTTGCTTGTAGATGCCATCCTATTTCTTAATCAGCCCCCttttaattataaataatttCCCCTTTTAAATACACATGCTGTTTATAGGTTGTGTTTTATAATTTGAAGTTTATAAGAATCTGTTTGAGGGAAATGACAACTTGGTAGGAGATGGAATGCAGGTAAGTCCATCAAAGATACCATTCCACCTGCTCACTTGTGTGTTAGTCACTTGTGGCATGTTGACTCTTTAAGTAAAAGCCTTCTCTATTTCAGTTTGACAAATTTCCTTGCTTGGTTACCTAGAAATTATTTGTACTTGCCACAAGCCTGTGACCAAGAAGACTTGTAAGACTGGGAGGAACTTTTTTGTGGCATTGCCTGAAATGTTGGGATGGTCTGCTTAGTTCTTCCAAATTTGTGAATTTAGTGTTTTCCTAAAAGAGTCAGTTTTCTCTTTGTTACAGCTAATGCAAAGTAATTTCTCTTAGAAATAGTGTTGTTAAAATAAGCTGCTGGTTCTTTGTCAATAGGCATTAAAATAAGCAGTCTGAATGTGGCTAACACTTACTGGAAAACTGCAGTAGCATTTCATCCCCTTTGACATTTGTATGCagttacatttctctgttttgctgcagGAAGCTTATTTCCGCTACATGGCAGAAAATCCCAATGCTGGTGTGGttccagaagaagaggaggataacCTGGAATATGACAGTGATGGCAATCCAATAGCACCATCCAAAAAAATAATTGACCCTCTTCCTCCTATTGATCATTCAGAGGTGAGGGAGTTTCTTCCATCAGTAATAAAGCATCACACTTAAGTTCTTCTGAAGGCCAAGAGTAATGTACTGAATAAAgcaaaataggaggaagaagatATTGCCCCAAGCCTCCAAGATAGAATGCTGGAAATGTGCATTATTTAGATATCCTATTGGGGAAAGAAGAACTTGTTGCATGATTTTTCCTGTCCAAGCTAGTACTTTTATTCTCTCATTTGTCAGATGCCATGTTGATAATTACTGATTAAACATGAATGTCTGTGAACATTCCATTATATTGGAGCAGTTCAGGCAGAGGCAGTAGCCAGTGTTGAACCAATTAGGTGGTGTCTTTGATTGACTGTGAATAATTGGCTTGCAGATTGAATACCCGCCATTTGAGAAGAACTTCTATGATGAGCATGAAGAGATCACCAGCCTCACACCACAGCAAGTGGTGGAGCTGCGCCATAAACTCAATCTCAGGGTAAGATGAAAACAAGAGACTTTACTTTGGGGGCTGTcacttgttaaaatattttaataccaACTATTTATACTGGACACTAAACAGATGCTGAAatttacaaagaaataaaatagctCCTGATGGGTGATGTTATGATTCTGTAAGATGAAGAGTGTGAAAAAGGAAGACAGAGAGATAGGTATGTTAAGTTTCTGGAATGGTGATTCAAATGGGACAGAAAAGGAGGAAATGGTTTTGCTGTGGTGGCACATGGAGTATTTTCCAAAAAGTAGAACTTCAGGAGGGTTTGGAAGAAGATTTTTTCTCAATGGGGGGAGATCTGCACCAAGAAAGATGCGTTCAAAAACATGGGAGAACATGGACAAAAAAGCACGGTGGTTTGGAGGTAAATTGTTGCTTGACTTTGGTAGTGTGTTGCTTTCTAGTCATTATGTCTTGGTATTCACTATCTTTCTTCATCCTTTCTGTTAGGATTTGACTGTTCAGGGCAGAGTGGTAGCTTCTGCCCCTCTCTTAGATTCATTCAGTTTCCACCTTCCTGGGATTTTCTGTTATTGTTCCAGCTTTGAATAGCTACTCCCCAATATGCAGGCCAATTGTCATCATACCTGGCCTCTGAGTTGCATGtgaaaagacatgacacataGAGGGAAGACTTCTGTGCCATTGTTTCATTTGCAGAAGTTTGTTAGCTTTGCCATCCCAGTATGGGTCTTTTGATAATTTGAACTTTACATTATTCAATTTAGGTACATTTGGTACTTCTGAATTTGAAAGGAGTTTTCAATAAAACACAAGGAAAGTTAATCTGTAGCTGTGGGTATTGGTCCTATAATGGGTATTTCCTGCATTAAGCAGTATCAGGGATGTGACCAGGTAAAGTCTAGTGCTTATGTTCTCTATATGTcagtgtgtgcattttaaaatactttcaaaatgTGTTGAAAACGTATGTCTATATAGTCTCTCTTTTTCTAGGTCTCTGGTGCTGCTCCTCCAAGGCCAGGTAGCAGTTTTGCTCATTTTGGGTTTGATGAGCAGCTCATGCACCAGATTAGAAAATCAGAATACACTCAACCGACTCCTATCCAGTGCCAGGTGAGTCCTGCAAGTATGAaatttttgtgaagtcgaaggctttcacagtcaGCGTCCAtagtaaattcttccagaatgtggtcacatagcctggaaaacccacagaaaactatgaaatgtattttttctttagTCTGTTCTGTAACCCAAATATCACATTATTATCCAACTTGCATATTTGGTTAACAAATTAATAGATTTAACTGTAGAAGCAGTACTAATCAACAGCTGAGTTGACGGCACATACACATCTGATACTTTCCTTCCAGAACTGTTGTATGAAAAAAACTGTACACTTTCCAAGAACCTTACAAGTTAGTTTAGGCAGATACCTTTTGTGTTTAAATGAGATTTTTTTGGGCAGCAGGGTATAAGGCTGACATTTTAATGGACTTATTATGTTAAAACACATTCCCTAAATAGAAAGTTCCTGGTTGTATTTTGGAGATCACTAGACTTAAAGCATGTTGGTACTTTCTCACCCTTTTTCAGGGTATCCCAGTGGCACTGAGTGGCAGAGACATGATTGGTATTGCAAAGACTGGCAGTGGAAAGACTGCAGCTTTCATTTGGCCAATGTTAATTCACATCATGGATCAGAAGGAACTGGAGCCAGGGGATGGCCCCATTGCAGTGATTGTCTGTCCAACCAGAGAACTGTGCCAGCAGGTAggcatatttgaaaaaaatgggtAAAGGGAACAGGCTTGGAATAGGCTGTTCATCTGAGGGGGTCATGCTACATGCAATCCTTGATTGAAACATCCAGCTAACGttcagtatttattattattattattattaacctttatttataaagcgctgtaattttaTGTATGTAAAAAAGAAATAGCTTCTATGAAAATCTACCTTACATTTCTTGATCACCAAAAACCAATCCACATAGAAGGGCTATGCATGTTATTTGGTACATTTTATGGGGAACAGAGAGTCAAAATCATGGTGCAGTAATGAAGGTTGCTTTGGTCAAAGAGCATGGTGTTCCATTTTGTTACCCTaatgaaggcctgttacagacagccaaaataaagctgcttcgagtcacagtggaggtatggtatttgaatgatgcatgcgtcctaagaatccagaagtcgcaccaaagccatgctccagccctaaggactggagtgtggctttggtgtggcttctggactcttaggacgcatgcatcattgaaacaccatacctccactgtgactcgaaacagctttattttggctgtctgtaacaggccgaagtAACCCTTTATTTTATGTGATAAAAACAGACACAAGGGCCTATATCTAGTTGATGttaccaactagagtagatccattgaatcaatgggcttTATATAGGTCAGGAATAGATGAAGAGCAGCCCATAGACCCTATGTGCCACTGCCTCTTTTTATGGCTCCCAGCTCCCCACACCTTTAAAGTATCAGATAACAAAATGCTCCAAAAATAGAACCCCAAACTCCAAAACTCAACCTGAAGTGGCAGTTAGAATTAAACAAGGATGCTAAAATTGGCCTTAGTTTTTATGAAAGTTCTGTATGGTGGCAAAAGAGGATACAATATGGGTTTCTCTGCTCAGGGACAGACAGAAACCATGTGGTAACATACGGAATTTGGTTTATACTTAAggagtccctgctcagccttgtGAGATCTTGTCTAGCTTGTATCCAGAGCAGTTCCTTTTATGTGCTCCTGATTTTAGCTTCTGTTTCTTTGAGATAATGGAAAATTCTTCCTGTTTTTTGTCTTGGTATGTCATTTATGTTCTGTTACCTGTTTTTAGATCCATGCAGAATGCAAACGCTTTGGGAAGGCCTACAACCTACGTTCAGTAGCTGTGTATGGTGGCGGAAGCATGTGGGAGCAAGCCAAGGCTCTGCAAGAAGGGGCAGAAATTGTTGTCTGTACTCCAGTGAGTATTTACATGCCTGCTTTGGCTCCCATGAAGGATATGGAAtccatctttccttctctttgaaAATAGATAATTTCCTGTGATTAATTCTCAGATTTTAACTTGCTTGATCCTAGCTCATtagttgtttggggttttttggtttttttactggaatcttagaatcatagaatcgtagagttggaagagagcacaagggccatccagcatctgtttaaagacctccaaggaaggagactctatcaccctccgagggagtgcattccactgtcgaacagccctcagaAACTATTGAGTCCACAAAGGTCAAAGGGGAGGAAGATGGGGATGTGACCTTAAAGTACTTCACTGCTTCTGAGAAATTTATCAGAAGCAACTAAATCATTTTCTTCTTGTGAGAGTCTTCTCTCAATAACTGCCTTCAAACATTTTCTGAGCTTTCCTAGCAACTGGTATTGCACCTTGTCATTAAAAGTTCTAGTGCCCATTCTCCGTAAAGATCATAAGCAATaacagaaaatagaaataatagaGCCTAGTTAAATCTTTCCATGTTCAGTCTCTAGCCCTAAAACTTATTGTGATATGTAGTTTGAATTATGTTGATACCGACTTTGCAGATGAGATGTGTTAAATATTTCCACTCAGGGCCGTTTGATTGATCATGTAAAGAAGAAAGCAACGAACCTGCAGAGAGTCACCTACCTTGTGTTTGATGAAGCTGACAGAATGTTTGACATGGGATTTGGTATGTATCCAGTAATTATGGGCTTATAGTTATTTCACAGTCGGTTCATATTCAGTTTCATGTCATCTTCTACAATTGCTGTGTTGCCTTGGGTGTTTGTAATGAAATAAAGATGGTCCTTTCTCAGCTATGTACTCAGCTGTGACTTATTGCAGCTTTACATAAATTTATAGGATGTTTTAGGTAATGGATAGGATGGGTACAAAAGGaagaattttttttgcatgtggcaaaatagaaaatagagaggaaaggaagtggTATAACCCAGTATAGTGTAGCAATAGATTGAGGTATATAAAAGAATGGAAGCATAAACATGCTTGTTAGGACTGTGAACACTACTATCAAGCTGTGGTATGTGTCCTGTCATGATCTCTGTGGTTAGCGAAAAAAGACTTCTTAGTGGTGGGGAGCACCAGATGGCTCTGTGAAAGTCAGTACAAAGATAGGTTTTGGTGACAACACCCAACTATTGCAACTTCCTTTCTGTCAATGTTTGGACAGAAGTGTTTTCAGAAAAACTTGTTTGTTCAAGCAAGCATTTTGTGGTcgagcaaagattttttttaaggtgTATAGCTCTCTGTAATTAACACATATCGTATGAAGTGGTACATGATGATAGCAGCCTCAAGGGTGGCATGGAGCACCAAATTCTGCAACCATTTCAGCTGCCCATGGCAGGTAAGGAGAAAGCTATTCAGTCCTAGAAAAGTGGCTGCCTTGGAgaagtttctctcctcctctcttggtTAAGTTGAGAGAAGACAAGAGGTAATGtcatgtgtgtatatttatagATAGCAACATGAGTGAACTactattgtattgtgtttttactaGATTAATAATTGTTctgaaaaagtaaaaaacaaaaaacccaaaatgtaGAATGTTCTTTATAACGATTAGCCAGTGAAAAAGGCTACAGAAATatgtgcaattttaaaaagaaatttgccagtttggtgtagtggttcaagcattGAAATATTAACTCTGGAGACTAATGTTTGAATCCTTACTGAGCCAGGGAtgcctactgagtgaccttgggcatgtcacacactctcagcttcagaggaaggcaaaggccaacccatctctgaacaaatcttgtcacaaaaatattttagggTTAGTGtaaggcagaaacaacttgaagacacactacaGCTACTAACACTAGTCCTACCTAGAGATGGCCTGAGAAATAATGGTATTTTGTTTAGTTATGACTAAtaattcccatttatttcaatctATTTTAGACCTCCTGTAGTGTTCTTATTTTTACATTATGCTAGCCCCAATCCAATACTACTTGAATGGAGCAAAATGGGATTGACAGAAGGAGGAGTAAGCCAAAATTCAATTTCTTTACAAAGTCCTGGTTTGTTAGCAGCTACAAATGAGAAGTCATGATTTAAAGTAAAATCTAATTAGGTGAACAAGCCAGTAAAAAAGCTTAAAGTTTGTTTTTACCTTGATTAACAGTTGACTAAGAGTTTATTTTAGCACACAATTCCTATTGCACACAGAGGGACAAACCAGGAGTCTGCTGAAGTAAAGCCAAATTCTGATCTATTCCCCCCCTAGATCATGGGGGTGCACCTGGGGTAGTGGTGAGACTGATAATATGCTCATGCCTTAGTTAAGCCATTGTTTAGCATCAGGTAAGCAAAACATGATTTAAGTTGAGGATGATCAGCTTCAAAGGTGCTAGTCCCAAATGTATCATGGTTTTAacctgaaatcaaaatatatacTACATTTGGATACCAATGGAAAGAAAAtcctattttaaatttaattaatttgggATTAAGAATTAAGTGTCATGTCTGCATTATCTAAAATTTCAGGCCTTTCTTCGTGCTGTTATTGgtgacatttaaaaaagaagaaaacagattcAGGCCCATTTAAATTAACCAGTAATAAACATTTAACAGCTGTTAAGACCTCATTTCTATAGTCTattcattttaaacatttcttaagcatcttttttaaaaaatcccctcaTCTTAATATTTCAAGATAATGATGTCATTTGCAAGATCTACTTAGGGAAAGATGATGGGAGGTCTACATTTCATAAATGGATTTATTCTAAAATATCCACCATAGTTCATTGTAGCCCTGTGCCATATTTTAGTCATCCAGTTGGACATTAGGAAATCAAAGTGTACCTACATTTCAGCATTTGTTGTAGTAAACTGGGCTTTCACTGGAAGTCTTTCTTTTCTTAACCAGAATACCAAGTCCGATCAGTTGCCAGCCATGTGCGTCCTGAAAGGCAGAGTGAgtatttaaaatttaacatttaaaGGGAAAGCTTTAAATCTGTCTTGTAAAGTTAGAGTCAGGGTGTCTGGGATGTCCCAGGACCTATTTTTAGTGCCTAGATTTACCATAGAGGAAATTAAGCAGTGTAGATGCCTTTGTGTACTGTTTTCTAGTTAAAGAAGAGGTAACTCCCTTTCCTCCTTACCCTTCCCCCAAGTTTTCAGGTGCATTGTCTTCTAAGGTTTTGTTCAAATaacatgttttttaggcatgccAAATTACTGCTGTTTCATCTTCTTTTACTCTCTGAAATGAAATGGGTGTATAAATTTCTGTAGAATGTCCTTTACCACTGAGTCACTGCTGGCAATGCCCATGTATCTGAATTATGGGGGCATTGCTTCTGGATTTCAGCGGGTGTCATGATTTCTTTATGAATTTGGATTCCAGCATATctctgtatatataaataaagtaccGCTTTCTTGGTTTAACAGCTCTGCTCTTCAGTGCCACTTTTCGGAAGAAGATTGAGAAACTGGCCAGAGACATTCTGATTGACCCAATTCGAGTGGTGCAAGGAGACATTGGAGAGGTAATATTGTATATTCCTCTCTTGAAAAGAGCAGTTTGGAAAAACTTAAGCAGAGAGGGAATTCCAGGAAATCCATGGAGTGGTTCCTCCTTGCTCTGCTCTTCTGTTAAGATATTCTCTTTACCTTTGCTGTTCtaattttctcatttttcttctaTTGGACATTCCCCTCTACAACAGGCCAATGAAGACATCACTCAAATTGTTGAGATCTTTGCTTCTGGTCCCAACAAGTGGAACTGGCTAACTAGCCGCCTAGTGGAATTCACCTCTTCAGGGAGTGTCCTCCTGTTTGTTACCAAGAAGGCAAATGCAGAGGAACTGGCCAACAACCTTAAGCAAGAAGGACATGATCTGGGGCTGCTGCATGGTGATGTGGATCAGAGCGAAAGGAACAAGGTCATCTCAGATTTCAAGAAGGGGACTTTCCCAGTTCTGGTTGCCACCGATGTGGCAGGTAGGACCATGCTTACGAGTCCTGGAAGCTGTTTCTTAAATCACAGCTTTCTcatcttctcttcccccccccccaagctataTTGCCTCTTGTGCCATCCATTCAGCCTAATGCTCTTTGCATCTACTTTAGTATGAAAAGTGTCATATGTTCCATATTCAATAAATACAGACTTAACATATTAAAATTGGCAAAGTCACCAGGTTAAAGAAATCAAAGTTGAACTGATTGAGTTTAGTAAgttagattctttttaaaatatacatatgacTAACATTCAGTTGTTCTGAAGCAAAAGATGTGCTTTCTTTGCTTTAAGATGTGTGATGTAACAGACATGGCATATAATACAAGAGAAATTTCCTCCTTAGtgaaagaaagtggaaagggGAATGCCTCTTTAAAAAGACTCCAGCAGAAAGTGCCTTTCCACTATCAGCTAGTGGAAAGATTCTTATGAAGGGCTGTTTCTCACTCACCTCGATGCATAAGAAAGCCACCCTAATCTAGAAaaggttttctcttttcttttttccctcatACTTTTTCCGAAGATGAGAAATGCAGACATGAGAGTTGATAATAGGGTTGGGAAATGATGGCCCTGGAGCCCCCAAGACTTTTTTTAGCAATCCCCAACATCCCCTGTCAGTCTCACAAAAAGGGGCTGACTTTCTTAGAAGCCTCCAGGAGTGGCAGACCACTATTGAAGGAAATAATTTGTAGAGGCCCACTTGAActataatataaacaaaaatctGTATTCCAAAATAAGTATTGGACTTCTCGAAGTTGAGGGTTTTTATATGAGAGGTCCCTCATGTCTTCAATTGGCTATATTTTTCTTAGTTTGCTCTGGTTGAAATCATGATTAAACATTTTTTACATTGGTTAAGGTTTGTTTATCCTTTTTAGATCCACTCTTCCTTCAGCTCCAGATTTCTTAGAATTGGCTGTATTTGAAATTCTGCTGCTTCCAGGTCCAGCTTTGCCAACttcttgatttaattttaaatatctcTAAATATCCCTTCATTCCACTGTGGAAGCTAAAATTTTTGATAGCAAATAGAATTCAATGCAACTAGACATATTTTTGGTCCAGAAAGAATGTGTCTTTTTGGAACCGTGCTATAATCAAAGTACTTTACCTGATCCAAACAGAAAATGGCTAGGGTAACTTGCTTGTTTTCAAGTATTAACTGACATTTCTTTGAAGTTGAAAGTGTTGGAACGAAAAGAGCTAGTTCAGTAGACCTAGCTCAGCGCAGACCAAGAAGGGATGATGAAAAGCAAAATGCTCTTCGGGACAAGTATTTGTAATTTCTTATGTCTGAGAATTGCAGTGACTCTCTCTTGACCCCACCTCTGCCCCCATTCCCACCTGACTCATGTTCTCTGCCCAGCTCGTGGTCTGGATATTCCTTCTATCAAGACTGTGATCAATTATGATGTGGCTCGTGATATTGATACCCACACTCACCGAATTGGTCGTACCGGCAGAGCAGGGGAGAAGGGCGTGGCCTACACTTTACTGACGCACAAGGACAGCAATTTTGCTGGAGATCTTGTTCGGAATTTAGAAGGGGCCAATCAGCATGTTTCAAAAGAACTCTTGGATTTGGCCATGCAGGTAATTTTGGCCAGTGCTAAGAATCCATGACCACTGATGAATTGTTCATGTGCCACCATTGGCAAAAGGTTTTAACTTGAACAGGCTTTGTTGCCATTTTCAGTTACATTGTCTTTTCTACTTGAGGTAGAGGGGAATCTAGTACAGATGATCTGAGGCAGTGCAGTTCTGTAGGCAGAGATGTAGTTTGGATTTGTGCTCTCTAATCTAGTTTCAAGCTCACGTCTGCCACATACTTATAATGGCCCTGGGCAAGATGTTCATGTTTAGTTTCACTTTGCTCATCTGATCTTAAATGGAAATAATGGTGAACCACCTATTTCATTGATGGAAATCTAAATGATGTTGTATTGTAGTTCTCATCGGCCCTAGCAGGCATAGCGTGTGTTTAGGAATTCTGGTAATTACAGTTAACGACATCCAGAGAACTACATGATTCCCACAGCATAACTACTTGGATAAAGTGTACAGTAAGGAATTTGCCACCTTGTGGCACTGTATTATTAAAGAATAGATGTTTGGGTTAAAACATTTGACTTGATTCTGACATTTACCCTTGAAGGCATATGCAGGAATCAGTTTAAAATAAGGCACCGTGGCTTGTTTTTTACACATGTGAGATTTTTGTCTCCCTGCCTttattgttaaaatgtaattGCTTCCTCTGGGATTTTACCGTACACCTTTATTTGGCAAATACTTTATAATTACTCTCTCTTTTTCATCTAGTTGTATATTCTTGACATTTTTTTGTAAATCGTCTGATAATCCTGCTGTCTAGAATAGCTAAACTAAGCCACAATGAAATGTTCACATGGTAATGCTGCTATCATCTATCTGTCAGAATGCTTGGTTCCGGAAATCCCGTTTCAAGGGAGGAAAGGGCAAGAAGCTAAACATTGGTGGCGGTGGTCTAGGGTACCGTGAACGCCCTGGCCTAGGATCAGAAAGTGCAGTAAGTATAAACGTTCATGTAACTAATTCATGTTGACAAGAACAATTCTGTGTACATCTCTTCAGAAGTAAACCCCATTGATATCTGTGAAACCTATTCTAAAGTATAGGTGTGTAGCCTAACTTGGATCATAATAACTGCCAGCACCTTTTG from Sceloporus undulatus isolate JIND9_A2432 ecotype Alabama chromosome 6, SceUnd_v1.1, whole genome shotgun sequence carries:
- the DDX42 gene encoding ATP-dependent RNA helicase DDX42 isoform X1 — protein: MNWNKGGPGTKRGFGFGGFSISSGKKEEPKLPQQSHSAFGATGSSAGFGKTPPPQLPSFYKIGSKRANFDEENAYFEDEEEDSNNVDLPYIPAENSPTRQQFHSKERDSDSEDDPLEAFMAEVEDQAARDMKRLEDKDKERKNTKGIRDDIEEEDDQEAYFRYMAENPNAGVVPEEEEDNLEYDSDGNPIAPSKKIIDPLPPIDHSEIEYPPFEKNFYDEHEEITSLTPQQVVELRHKLNLRVSGAAPPRPGSSFAHFGFDEQLMHQIRKSEYTQPTPIQCQGIPVALSGRDMIGIAKTGSGKTAAFIWPMLIHIMDQKELEPGDGPIAVIVCPTRELCQQIHAECKRFGKAYNLRSVAVYGGGSMWEQAKALQEGAEIVVCTPGRLIDHVKKKATNLQRVTYLVFDEADRMFDMGFEYQVRSVASHVRPERQTLLFSATFRKKIEKLARDILIDPIRVVQGDIGEANEDITQIVEIFASGPNKWNWLTSRLVEFTSSGSVLLFVTKKANAEELANNLKQEGHDLGLLHGDVDQSERNKVISDFKKGTFPVLVATDVAARGLDIPSIKTVINYDVARDIDTHTHRIGRTGRAGEKGVAYTLLTHKDSNFAGDLVRNLEGANQHVSKELLDLAMQNAWFRKSRFKGGKGKKLNIGGGGLGYRERPGLGSESADRGSNNVMVNYEAYKPSSGAMGDRLSAMKAAFQSQYKSHFVAASFSNQKTGSSSAGASGWTSAGSLNSVPTNAAQQNLAKPDSPMSTAGMAKGIPGFTSSGNLNSIPNFPSTGVQGFNSVNASNSSKEGNSGGRERYSDNRSSSRHSDGQRHGEGGGRHSDNQRHGEGYRHGENRHGDSHRHSESRHSSGGNNTSSRHGDGRNNGDGRNNGDSRNSNENRNSENRNSESKKDGNIRDNSKTDGFAVPEPPKRKKSRWDS
- the DDX42 gene encoding ATP-dependent RNA helicase DDX42 isoform X2; protein product: MAENPNAGVVPEEEEDNLEYDSDGNPIAPSKKIIDPLPPIDHSEIEYPPFEKNFYDEHEEITSLTPQQVVELRHKLNLRVSGAAPPRPGSSFAHFGFDEQLMHQIRKSEYTQPTPIQCQGIPVALSGRDMIGIAKTGSGKTAAFIWPMLIHIMDQKELEPGDGPIAVIVCPTRELCQQIHAECKRFGKAYNLRSVAVYGGGSMWEQAKALQEGAEIVVCTPGRLIDHVKKKATNLQRVTYLVFDEADRMFDMGFEYQVRSVASHVRPERQTLLFSATFRKKIEKLARDILIDPIRVVQGDIGEANEDITQIVEIFASGPNKWNWLTSRLVEFTSSGSVLLFVTKKANAEELANNLKQEGHDLGLLHGDVDQSERNKVISDFKKGTFPVLVATDVAARGLDIPSIKTVINYDVARDIDTHTHRIGRTGRAGEKGVAYTLLTHKDSNFAGDLVRNLEGANQHVSKELLDLAMQNAWFRKSRFKGGKGKKLNIGGGGLGYRERPGLGSESADRGSNNVMVNYEAYKPSSGAMGDRLSAMKAAFQSQYKSHFVAASFSNQKTGSSSAGASGWTSAGSLNSVPTNAAQQNLAKPDSPMSTAGMAKGIPGFTSSGNLNSIPNFPSTGVQGFNSVNASNSSKEGNSGGRERYSDNRSSSRHSDGQRHGEGGGRHSDNQRHGEGYRHGENRHGDSHRHSESRHSSGGNNTSSRHGDGRNNGDGRNNGDSRNSNENRNSENRNSESKKDGNIRDNSKTDGFAVPEPPKRKKSRWDS